Proteins co-encoded in one Solea senegalensis isolate Sse05_10M linkage group LG8, IFAPA_SoseM_1, whole genome shotgun sequence genomic window:
- the zgc:162730 gene encoding mRNA decay activator protein ZFP36L1, with the protein MSEMLDDIFTKNFLNLSLDDTLLQAKLQLKVPGQSRLNRSPSLFSPLSPPESLNHSLSTEHVNNDENSSPFWSSNIWGQAHTSKQKQFPFRPDRSMSLTESSSNSLLSSLGQLKNLEAFPSGAATVAPPPGFPPSSSLQAQVPPMLASNRYKTELCRGFQETGSCKYGSKCQFAHGEAELRGVYRHPKYKTEPCRTFYNFGYCPYGSRCHFIHEEKISDDAPPSAKFPNQRQQNPMGGPNPRHQLRQSVSFAGFLGSSRSSSPPSFPSSFNDPNLGFSRAPSVSPPPADLLSPVFADSLHQEAAAFQFSKSQTRASAGDIHNIPVILEPKASRCVCGHGNNFNSNNSRVFASLEAEGHHQDSTMLFPGTSSHGAFVKPAGLQRFSSEDSLEDSYSSSSGGSSGTESPTFDASSKRLTVFERLSLSD; encoded by the exons ATGTCCGAAATGCTCGACGACATTTTCACGAAG AACTTTCTTAACCTTTCCCTGGACGATACCTTGCTCCAAGCAAAGCTGCAGCTCAAAGTCCCAGGGCAGAGTCGGCTCAACCGATCGCCCTCcctgttctctcctctctcccctcctgAATCCTTGAATCACAGCCTGAGCACTGAGCATGTTAACAATGATGAGAACAGCAGCCCTTTCTGGTCATCCAATATCTGGGGCCAGGCCCACACCTCCAAACAGAAACAATTCCCCTTCAGGCCCGACCGCTCCATGAGCCTGACCGAGTCCAGCAGCAACTCTCTGCTTTCCTCTCTGGGACAGCTGAAGAACCTGGAGGCTTTCCCCTCGGGTGCTGCTACTGTGGCTCCCCCACCGGGTTTCCCTCCGTCGTCTTCTCTCCAAGCTCAGGTTCCACCAATGTTGGCCTCTAACCGTTACAAGACTGAGCTGTGCCGTGGCTTCCAGGAGACCGGCAGCTGCAAATACGGCAGTAAATGCCAGTTTGCTCACGGTGAGGCAGAGCTGAGAGGAGTATACCGCCACCCTAAGTACAAGACAGAGCCCTGCAGAACCTTCTACAACTTTGGCTATTGTCCCTATGGTTCACGCTGCCACTTCATCCATgaggagaaaatcagcgatGATGCGCCGCCATCAGCCAAATTCCCTAATCAGCGGCAGCAAAATCCTATGGGTGGTCCGAATCCACGCCACCAGCTGCGCCAAAGTGTCAGCTTCGCTGGGTTCCTGGGCTCCTCCCGCAGCTCATCTCCTCCGTCATTCCCTTCGTCCTTCAATGATCCTAACCTGGGGTTCAGCCGCGCTCCCTCCGTCTCCCCACCTCCGGCCGATCTCCTCTCCCCAGTGTTTGCTGACTCCCTTCATCAGGAGGCGGCAGCATTCCAGTTTAGCAAAAGTCAGACCCGTGCCAGTGCTGGAGACATCCACAACATTCCTGTCATCCTGGAGCCAAAGGCCTcacgctgtgtgtgtggccatggAAATAACtttaacagcaacaacagcagagtCTTTGCCAGCTTGGAGGCAGAGGGGCACCACCAGGACAGCACCATGCTCTTTCCTGGCACCAGCAGCCACGGGGCATTCGTGAAGCCTGCTGGACTCCAGCGTTTCTCCTCGGAGGACTCGCTGGAGGACAGCTACAGCAGCTCCAGTGGAGGCTCCAGTGGAACCGAGTCTCCAACATTCGACGCCTCATCCAAGAGGCTCACTGTGTTTGAACGCCTGTCCCTTTCTGACTAA
- the zgc:114130 gene encoding mRNA decay activator protein ZFP36L1 gives MPSHPKLSQFADLEEMMCKQLLSLDLREPNRPPPSLGLAMRTPGYISQLHKTYSLSSLSCLSTDSNQWGQQPESPMPSQLAVSSNWGKSGFLAQRSVSMVETSSSSSSTASSLGWPGTDMNHSQSDISPTALNTSSSSSNSSLSSSRYKTELCRSFTENGLCKYGGKCQFAHGPDELRDLNRHPKYKTEPCRTFHTIGFCPYGIRCHFVHNNEEEEKHAFSRSSSSSSSSSSSIPQQPLCSSLPRRPPLVRQSFSFAGFPSAPQQALQHAFTHSPPATSPFTPAPMASPPSCADITDFLSNAFLEMDSAFKASPADKYQPLGSQAMSDPRSPFLPSPDSGCSPCGLSPTSSPLLRQSPSATLQPLGTRSLSYTSLSDQDQDGSSSASSLSGSETCGGINESNGRRLAVFSQLSVPEDTAGVFL, from the exons ATGCCATCTCACCCCAAACTCAGCCAGTTTGCTGACCTGGAAGAGATGATGTGCAAG CAGTTACTTAGTCTCGACCTGAGGGAGCCCAACAGACCACCACCATCCCTGGGTCTGGCAATGAGAACACCAGGGTACATCAGCCAGCTGCATAAGACGTATTCCCTCTCGTCTCTCTCCTGCCTCTCCACTGATTCCAACCAATGGGGGCAGCAGCCGGAAAGCCCAATGCCCTCCCAGCTTGCTGTTTCCTCTAACTGGGGGAAGTCAGGCTTCCTTGCCCAGCGCTCTGTTAGTATGGTAgagacgagcagcagcagcagcagcacagcatcAAGTCTAGGCTGGCCTGGGACTGACATGAATCACTCCCAAAGTGACATCAGCCCCACGGCACTGAACACTAGCTCCTCTTCATCCAAttcatctctctcctcttcacGCTATAAGACTGAACTGTGTCGCTCTTTCACAGAGAATGGGTTGTGCAAGTATGGTGGGAAGTGTCAGTTTGCCCATGGACCAGATGAGCTGCGAGATCTTAACAGACACCCAAAATACAAAACTGAGCCGTGCCGTACCTTTCACACCATCGGTTTCTGTCCCTATGGAATCCGGTGCCACTTTGTCCAcaacaatgaagaagaagagaagcacGCGTTCTCGCgttcctcttcatcttcctcttcctcctcctcaagcATTCCCCAGCAGCCTCTTTGCTCCTCCCTCCCACGCAGACCTCCTCTTGTCAGACAAAGCTTCAGCTTTGCAGGGTTTCCCTCTGCTCCTCAGCAAGCCCTACAACATGCCTTCACTCATTCTCCACCCGCTACCAGCCCCTTTACACCTGCTCCTATggcttctcctccttcctgcGCTGATATTACTGACTTCCTGTCTAATGCCTTCCTGGAGATGGACTCTGCCTTCAAGGCTTCCCCTGCCGACAAGTATCAACCACTGGGAAGTCAGGCCATGTCAGATCCCAGATCTCCATTCTTGCCTTCTCCCGACTCTGGCTGCTCTCCATGTGGGCTCTCTCCAACCAGCTCCCCCCTCCTGAGACAGAGCCCCAGTGCCACTTTGCAGCCTCTTGGTACCCGATCCCTGTCCTACACTTCTCTGTCAGACCAGGACCAAGATGGGAGCAGCTCTGCCAGCTCGCTCAGTGGCTCTGAGACCTGTGGTGGCATTAACGAAAGCAACGGCAGACGTCTGGCAGTATTCAGTCAGCTCTCTGTGCCTGAGGACACTGCTGGGGTGTTCCTTTAG